One part of the Prunus persica cultivar Lovell chromosome G5, Prunus_persica_NCBIv2, whole genome shotgun sequence genome encodes these proteins:
- the LOC18777126 gene encoding adenine/guanine permease AZG2 gives MGGELCATMGNGFFTRIGKSWSQLEKGLNDGVSKSKVGKYYKLEARKSCFTKELRAGLATFLTMAYIITVNATIIADSGGMCSIADCSAPANQTATADCMLKPNEGYQSCLSKTKSDLLVATIVSAMIGSIAMGVLANLPLGLAPGMGPNAYLAYNLVGFHGTGNMSYQTALAVVLVEGCVFLAISAFGIREKLARLIPQPVRLACAAGIGLFIAFVGLQIHQGVGLVGPDPSTLVTITACANTNPQTGECLGGKMHSPKFWLGSAGFLITCYGLIKEIKGSMIYGIVFVTLISWFRGTHVTVFPNTPVGDTSYNYFKKVVDFHKIQSTAGAVSFSNFNRSEVWVALATLLYVDVLATTGTLYTMAEMGGFVNDEGGFEGEYLAYLVDAGSTIVGSALGVSPIATYVESSAGLREGGRTGLTAVTIGLCFFVSLFFIPLLSSVPPWAIGPSLVMVGVMMMKVVKDINWGNMKEAVPAFITMLLMPLTYSIANGIIGGIGLYIALNLYDYLVVLLKWLAKMRRMVVKEHNQVSATAAVDSANEII, from the coding sequence atgggaggTGAGCTATGTGCAACAATGGGAAATGGGTTCTTCACAAGAATAGGCAAATCATGGAGCCAGTTGGAGAAAGGGTTAAATGATGGAGTCTCAAAGAGCAAAGTTGGCAAGTACTACAAGTTAGAAGCAAGAAAGAGCTGTTTTACCAAGGAACTACGTGCCGGCTTAGCCACTTTCCTCACCATGGCCTACATCATCACCGTCAACGCCACGATCATTGCCGACTCCGGCGGCATGTGCTCCATCGCCGACTGCTCCGCTCCGGCAAACCAAACAGCCACCGCGGATTGCATGCTCAAGCCCAATGAAGGGTACCAGAGTTGCCTCTCAAAAACCAAGAGTGACCTTCTTGTTGCTACAATTGTATCAGCCATGATTGGGTCAATTGCCATGGGTGTCTTGGCAAATCTGCCCTTGGGCTTAGCCCCAGGCATGGGCCCAAATGCTTACTTGGCTTATaacttggtgggttttcatGGAACTGGGAATATGTCTTACCAAACTGCACTAGCTGTGGTTCTAGTTGAGGGATGTGTTTTTCTTGCAATTTCAGCTTTTGGGATCAGAGAAAAGCTGGCCAGGCTTATCCCTCAACCTGTTAGGCTTGCTTGTGCAGCGGGAATTGGCTTGTTCATTGCTTTTGTGGGCTTGCAAATCCACCAAGGTGTTGGCCTAGTTGGACCAGACCCATCCACATTGGTCACCATCACAGCTTGTGCTAATACCAACCCACAAACTGGTGAGTGCCTTGGTGGAAAAATGCATAGCCCAAAATTCTGGCTGGGTTCTGCTGGGTTTTTAATTACATGTTATGGCCTAATCAAGGAGATTAAGGGTAGCATGATATATGGTATTGTCTTTGTCACACTTATTTCATGGTTTAGGGGCACACATGTGACAGTTTTTCCCAACACACCAGTTGGTGACACAAGTTACAATTACTTCAAGAAAGTGGTagattttcacaaaattcaatCCACAGCTGGAGCTGTTAGCTTTAGCAACTTCAATAGGTCTGAGGTTTGGGTGGCTTTGGCCACCTTGCTATATGTTGATGTGCTTGCCACCACAGGCACATTGTATACCATGGCTGAAATGGGAGGGTTTGTGAATGATGAAGGAGGCTTTGAAGGTGAGTACTTAGCATACTTGGTCGACGCAGGCTCGACCATCGTGGGGTCTGCATTGGGGGTGTCCCCCATTGCAACATATGTTGAATCTTCAGCCGGTTTGAGAGAAGGCGGACGAACAGGGTTAACAGCAGTGACAAttggtttatgtttttttgtatcattGTTTTTCATTCCTCTGTTGTCTAGTGTGCCTCCATGGGCTATAGGCCCTTCGCTGGTCATGGTtggggtgatgatgatgaaggtcGTGAAGGACATAAACTGGGGAAACATGAAGGAAGCTGTGCCTGCTTTCATAACCATGCTTCTCATGCCTCTTACTTATTCTATAGCAAATGGGATTATTGGTGGCATTGGGCTCTACATTGCTCTTAATCTATATGACTATTTGGTGGTGCTGCTTAAGTGGTTGGCTAAGATGAGAAGAATGGTGGTCAAAGAACACAATCAAGTGTCTGCTACAGCTGCTGTAGACTCGGCAAATGAAATTATTTGA